The Streptomyces sp. NBC_00224 genome contains the following window.
CGTACTCACGCACAGGCCACAGCCAAACACCCGCACGACGACGCACCCGACACCGCCGCCGCGTTCGCGCGGCTGGCCGCCCTGCCCGCCGGACCCGAACGGCACGCGCTGCGCCAGGACCTGGTCCGGGCCTGGCTGCCCATGGCCGAGCGGCTGGCCGGCCGGTTCCGCAACCGGGGCGAGGCCCTCGACGACCTGCGCCAGGTGGCCGCCCTCGGGCTGGTCAAGGCAGTGGACCGGTACGACCCGGAGCGCGGCGCCGCGTTCGAGAGCTTCGCGGTGCCGACCATCACCGGTGAGCTCAAACGCCACTTCCGCGACCACATGTGGACCCTGCACGTGCCCCGCCGGGTCCAGGACCTGCGCGGCCGGGTCCGCGCCGCCCGCCAGGAGCTCATGCAGACCGCCGGCGCCCGCAACCCCTCCGTGACGGACATCGCCGCGCACACCGGGATGACCGAGGACGAGGTCAAGGCCGGACTCGAAGCGCTCGACAGCTTCTCCGCGCTCTCCCTCGACGCCGAACTGCCGGGCGCCGAGGACGGATACAGCCT
Protein-coding sequences here:
- a CDS encoding RNA polymerase sigma factor SigF, whose product is MRTHAQATAKHPHDDAPDTAAAFARLAALPAGPERHALRQDLVRAWLPMAERLAGRFRNRGEALDDLRQVAALGLVKAVDRYDPERGAAFESFAVPTITGELKRHFRDHMWTLHVPRRVQDLRGRVRAARQELMQTAGARNPSVTDIAAHTGMTEDEVKAGLEALDSFSALSLDAELPGAEDGYSLSDSLGAVDPALDVVVDRESVKPGLRRLPPREQQILYMRFFRDMTQSRIAEDLGISQMHVSRLITRCCTRLRDQALREQAPAARHRMERDAA